Proteins from one Chroococcidiopsis sp. CCMEE 29 genomic window:
- a CDS encoding DUF3598 family protein, with protein sequence MPNIRDEMPVLARHEGDWVGNYTRIDLEGNILDKHDSHLTCQFPEDGPYPYYQINRYKWANGKQEEHQFPATYRDKKIWFDTERIQGKAWEVDDSTIILWFGYKTIPNAYLYEMIQISPCNHYRSRTWHWFKNHQIYQRTLIQEERQK encoded by the coding sequence GTGCCTAACATCCGAGATGAAATGCCTGTACTCGCTCGACATGAAGGTGACTGGGTGGGTAACTATACACGCATCGATCTTGAGGGCAATATCCTCGATAAGCATGACTCGCATTTAACCTGCCAGTTTCCAGAAGACGGTCCCTATCCGTATTACCAAATTAATCGCTATAAGTGGGCTAATGGGAAACAGGAAGAGCATCAATTTCCAGCAACCTATCGAGACAAAAAGATTTGGTTTGATACGGAACGCATTCAAGGAAAAGCCTGGGAAGTAGATGATTCAACAATTATCTTGTGGTTTGGTTACAAAACTATACCAAATGCGTATTTATACGAGATGATTCAGATTAGTCCCTGCAATCACTATCGATCGCGCACTTGGCATTGGTTTAAGAACCATCAAATTTACCAACGTACACTGATTCAAGAAGAACGGCAAAAATAA
- a CDS encoding aldehyde dehydrogenase family protein, with translation MGESIGVRNPRTGKVDYWITPSTPDRIAAECNRLRQAQADWQQAGAEKRIEALQQWKQALLLQRDELTKALVTDTGRWSVSVLEIDSFISSIDRWCRLAPELLPETETATAIPFIQLQQTAVPYPLVGVISPWNFPLLLSTIDTIPALLAGCAVVVKPSEIAPRFVQPLMKAIASVPQLQDVLTYIEGAGETGAALIEYVDLVCFTGSVATGRKVAEAAARCFIPAFLELGGKDPVIVLATADLELATSAILWGSVVNTGQSCLSIERIYVAESIFEPFVAQLVAKAQRIELAYPTTESGQIGPIIAEKQAAIINDHLQDAVAKGAIARCGGVVEELDGGFWCRPTVLTRVNHSMQVMTEETFGPIMPVMPFSTVEEAVHLANDTIYGLSAAVFAGTEAEAIAVAQQVDAGAISINDAGLTALIHEGEKNSFKFSGMGSSRMGSAALKRFMRKKAFLIKTGSVPDPWWFINQ, from the coding sequence ATGGGTGAATCGATTGGCGTTCGCAATCCTCGTACTGGAAAAGTTGATTACTGGATTACACCGTCGACACCAGATCGAATTGCTGCTGAGTGTAATCGCTTACGGCAAGCTCAAGCTGATTGGCAGCAAGCAGGCGCGGAGAAACGGATTGAGGCGTTACAGCAGTGGAAGCAAGCTCTGTTGTTGCAGCGTGATGAGTTGACCAAAGCTTTGGTGACGGATACGGGAAGATGGTCAGTTTCCGTCTTAGAGATCGACTCGTTTATCTCTAGCATTGATCGCTGGTGTCGATTAGCGCCAGAGTTACTGCCAGAGACTGAAACAGCGACGGCAATTCCCTTTATCCAATTGCAACAAACAGCAGTTCCTTACCCATTAGTTGGGGTAATCAGTCCGTGGAATTTTCCGCTGTTGCTCTCCACGATTGATACTATTCCGGCATTGCTAGCAGGATGTGCTGTCGTTGTCAAACCCAGCGAAATTGCTCCTCGTTTTGTGCAGCCGTTGATGAAAGCGATCGCTTCTGTTCCCCAATTGCAAGATGTCCTCACATACATAGAGGGTGCGGGTGAAACAGGTGCGGCGCTGATCGAATATGTTGATTTAGTCTGTTTCACAGGGAGTGTAGCAACGGGGCGAAAAGTGGCAGAAGCAGCAGCTAGATGCTTCATTCCTGCTTTTCTGGAGTTAGGTGGGAAAGACCCGGTGATCGTCCTGGCAACAGCCGATTTGGAATTAGCAACCTCAGCCATCCTATGGGGTTCAGTCGTCAACACTGGACAGTCATGCCTCTCAATTGAACGAATTTACGTTGCCGAGTCAATCTTTGAACCGTTTGTCGCACAACTGGTAGCCAAGGCACAGCGGATTGAACTAGCTTATCCCACCACTGAGAGCGGTCAAATCGGTCCCATCATTGCAGAAAAACAGGCAGCTATTATTAACGACCATTTGCAAGACGCAGTTGCCAAGGGTGCGATCGCTCGCTGCGGCGGCGTAGTTGAGGAATTAGATGGAGGTTTCTGGTGTCGTCCTACAGTTTTGACTCGGGTTAACCATTCCATGCAGGTGATGACCGAAGAGACGTTTGGACCGATTATGCCCGTGATGCCGTTTTCTACAGTTGAGGAAGCGGTTCATTTGGCAAATGATACGATTTATGGGCTGAGTGCCGCTGTTTTTGCTGGGACAGAGGCAGAAGCGATCGCTGTCGCCCAACAGGTGGATGCAGGTGCCATCAGTATCAACGATGCAGGCTTAACCGCGCTCATCCACGAAGGGGAGAAAAACTCCTTTAAATTCTCTGGCATGGGTAGCTCGCGTATGGGTTCCGCCGCACTTAAACGGTTCATGCGGAAAAAAGCGTTTTTGATTAAAACTGGGTCTGTTCCTGACCCTTGGTGGTTCATTAACCAGTAA
- a CDS encoding nitrilase-related carbon-nitrogen hydrolase, which translates to MAVIATDSFRTLALQVTCHAVNQARDHQEARSLMQKTIDRLAQQIAASIAFIGPDCRLVVLPEYFLTGFPLAESLTVWAEKACLEIAGPEYEALGQIAQEKNIFLAGNAYELDRNFPKLYFQACFVIDPSGSVVLRYRRLNSMFAPTPHDVWERYLDCYGLDGVFPVAKTAIGNLAALASEEILYPEVARCLAMRGAEIFLHSTSEVYGQARSPKEAAKITRAVENMAYVISANTAGIANSPIPAASVDGGSKIIDYRGLVLAETGAGESMAAFAEIDLAALRQYRRRPGLNNLLSRQRFELYADSYRQSHFYPANTMLDGEVDRKHFIQTQQATIERLAKLGVI; encoded by the coding sequence ATCGCAGTGATCGCCACAGACTCATTCAGGACTTTAGCGCTTCAGGTGACGTGCCATGCAGTTAACCAGGCACGCGATCACCAGGAAGCGCGATCGCTGATGCAAAAGACCATTGACCGATTGGCACAACAAATTGCTGCCAGTATCGCTTTCATCGGACCCGACTGTCGCTTAGTTGTACTGCCTGAATACTTCCTGACAGGCTTTCCACTAGCAGAGTCGCTGACAGTCTGGGCGGAAAAAGCCTGTCTAGAAATAGCTGGTCCTGAGTATGAGGCACTGGGTCAGATTGCTCAGGAGAAGAACATCTTTCTGGCTGGGAACGCTTATGAACTCGACCGCAACTTTCCCAAACTGTATTTTCAAGCTTGTTTCGTCATCGATCCAAGTGGTTCAGTCGTTTTGCGATATCGACGGCTTAATTCTATGTTTGCCCCCACTCCTCACGATGTTTGGGAGCGATATCTTGACTGCTACGGACTCGACGGCGTTTTTCCCGTTGCCAAGACTGCGATCGGTAATCTAGCAGCACTAGCATCGGAGGAGATTCTGTATCCAGAAGTGGCGCGGTGTTTGGCAATGCGAGGAGCGGAGATTTTTCTGCACTCAACCTCGGAAGTTTACGGACAGGCGCGATCGCCCAAAGAAGCTGCCAAAATTACTCGTGCCGTGGAAAACATGGCATACGTAATCTCAGCCAATACCGCAGGCATCGCCAACAGTCCGATCCCTGCTGCCTCAGTCGATGGTGGCTCCAAGATTATTGACTACCGAGGACTGGTTTTAGCGGAGACAGGTGCAGGAGAGAGCATGGCAGCCTTCGCTGAAATTGACTTGGCTGCTTTGCGACAATACCGCCGCCGACCAGGGCTAAACAATCTGCTCTCCCGACAGCGATTCGAGCTATACGCAGACAGCTATCGCCAGTCTCACTTCTACCCTGCTAATACTATGCTGGATGGAGAGGTAGACCGCAAACACTTTATTCAAACTCAGCAAGCAACAATTGAGCGCTTAGCCAAGCTGGGGGTGATTTGA
- a CDS encoding DUF1838 domain-containing protein produces MVYSSQQFNAKDWVKVRSSLDGTQTFLTWTGSIYAFVPGEKRKRLFKMVGMSVSRCIGKEESWDFTSRELTYYLEPSTGEILQRWENSWTGEALPVMHVANSPVQGHFKGEFPAQVEGDSTTFVFDLFPTYPNPLAEDPKFADYSPNPTYQAAELFKLTVPTEDLLNSELPSVSKLNLSWDRIGPWLPWMKMGDRPGHLIYSAYGSKVNGFTDLPQLLQNEINTRVPVYKNAPASIIDKEDMTSWTYFKQHFEAYLSGNTFPVPEAD; encoded by the coding sequence ATGGTTTATTCAAGTCAGCAGTTTAATGCTAAAGACTGGGTGAAGGTCCGTAGCTCACTAGATGGCACACAAACATTTCTAACCTGGACAGGTTCAATTTACGCTTTTGTCCCTGGAGAGAAGCGAAAGCGCCTGTTTAAGATGGTAGGTATGAGTGTGAGTCGATGTATTGGTAAGGAAGAGAGCTGGGATTTTACCTCCAGGGAACTGACTTACTACCTTGAACCAAGCACTGGTGAAATTTTGCAAAGATGGGAAAATTCCTGGACGGGAGAGGCACTCCCGGTGATGCATGTTGCCAATAGTCCAGTGCAGGGTCACTTTAAGGGAGAGTTTCCGGCGCAAGTAGAGGGCGACAGTACAACTTTCGTTTTTGACCTATTTCCTACTTACCCTAATCCCCTTGCTGAAGATCCAAAATTTGCGGATTACAGCCCTAATCCAACTTACCAGGCGGCCGAGTTATTTAAACTAACCGTACCAACAGAAGATTTATTGAACTCCGAACTTCCCTCAGTTTCTAAACTAAATCTTAGCTGGGATCGGATTGGTCCTTGGTTGCCCTGGATGAAGATGGGCGATCGCCCCGGTCATCTCATCTACAGTGCTTACGGTAGCAAAGTGAATGGCTTCACCGATTTACCTCAATTGCTTCAAAACGAAATTAATACTCGAGTTCCTGTATATAAGAATGCGCCAGCATCCATAATAGACAAAGAAGACATGACATCTTGGACATATTTCAAACAACACTTTGAGGCTTATTTATCTGGCAATA